The following are encoded in a window of Peromyscus eremicus chromosome 12, PerEre_H2_v1, whole genome shotgun sequence genomic DNA:
- the Eif4g1 gene encoding eukaryotic translation initiation factor 4 gamma 1 isoform X2, with amino-acid sequence MNKAPQPTGPPPARSPGLPQPAFPPGQTAPVVFSTPQATQMNTPSQPRQHFYPSRAQPPSSAASRVQSAAPARPGPAAHVYPAGSQVMMIPSQISYSASQGAYYIPGQGRSTYVVPTQQYPVQPGAPGFYPGASPTEFGTYAGAYYPAQGVQQFPASVAPAPVLMNQPPQIAPKRERKTIRIRDPNQGGKDITEEIMSGARTASTPTPPQTGGGLEPQPNGESPQVAVIIRPDDRSQGAAIGGRPGLPGPEHSPGTESQPSSPSPTPSPPPILEPGSESNLGVLSIPGDTVTTGMIQMSVEESTPISCETGEPYCLSPEPTLAEPILEVEVTLSKPIPESEFSSSPLQVSTSLAPHRAETHEPNGMVPSEDLEPEVESSTEPAPPPLSACAAESPVPIAPTAQPEELLNGAPSPPAVDLSPVSEPEEQAKEVSSVAPATILSATPPVAPSDTSAQEEEIEEEEEGGEGGEAESEKGAEDLPLDSTPVPPQLSQNSEVAAATQVAVSVPKRRRKIKELNKKEAVGDLLDAFKEVDPAVPEVENQPPTSSNPSPESEGSTVPPQPEETDETWDSKEDKIHNAENIQPGEQKYEYKSDQWKPLNLEEKKRYDREFLLGFQFIFASMQKPEGLPHITDVVLDKANKTPLRALDPSRLPGINCGPDFTPSFANLGRPALNNRGPPRGGPGGELTRGPAGLGPRRSQQGPRKETRKIISSVIMTEDIKLNKAEKAWKPSSKRTAADKDRGEEDADGSKTQDLFRRVRSILNKLTPQMFQQLMKQVTQLAIDTEERLKGVIDLIFEKAISEPNFSVAYANMCRCLMALKVPTTEKPTVTVNFRKLLLNRCQKEFEKDKDDDEVFEKKQKEMDEAATAEERGRLKEELEEARDIARRRSLGNIKFIGELFKLKMLTEAIMHDCVVKLLKNHDEESLECLCRLLTTIGKDLDFAKAKPRMDQYFNQMEKIIKEKKTSSRIRFMLQDVLDLRQSNWVPRRGDQGPKTIDQIHKEAEMEEHREHIKVQQLMAKGSDKRRGGPPGPPISRGLPLVDDGGWNTVPISKGSRPIDTSRLTKITKPGSIDSNNQLFAPGGRLSWGKGSSGGSGAKPSDTASEATRPATSTLNRFSALQQALPTESTDNRRVVQRSSLSRERGEKAGDRGDRLERSERGGDRGDRLDRARTPATKRSFSKEVEERSRERPAQPEGLRKAASLTEDRGRDPVKREATLPPVSPPKAALSEEEVEKKSKAIIEEYLHLNDMKEAVQCVQELASPSLLFIFVRHGIESTLERSTIAREHMGRLLHQLLCAGHLSTAQYYQGLYETLELAEDMEIDIPHVWLYLAELITPILQEDGVPMGELFREITKPLRPIGKATSLLLEILGLLCKSMGPKKVGMLWREAGLSWREFLAEGQDVGSFVAEQKVEYTLGEESESAPGQRALAFEELRRQLEKLLKEGSSNQRVLDWIEANLSEQQIASNTLVRALMTTVCYSAIVFENPLRVDVAVLKVRARLLQKYLSDEQKELQALYALQALVVTLEQPANLLRMFFDALYDEDVVKEDAFYSWESSKDPAEQQGKGVALKSVTAFFNWLREAEEEESDHN; translated from the exons ATGAACAAAGCTCCTCAGCCCACAGGCCCCCCACCCGCCAGGTCCCCTGGACTCCCACAG CCAGCGTTTCCCCCGGGGCAGACTGCACCGGTGGTGTTTAGCACGCCACAAGCGACACAAATGAACACGCCTTCTCAGCCCCGCCAG CACTTCTACCCTAGCCGGGCCCAGCCCCCGAGCAGTGCAGCTTCCCGAGTGCAGAGTGCAGCCCCTGCCCGTCCTGGCCCAGCTGCCCATGTCTACCCTGCTGGATCCCAAGTAATGATGATCCCTTCCCAGATCTCCTATTCAGCCTCCCAAGGAGCCTACTATATCCCTGGACAG GGGCGTTCCACATATGTTGTCCCAACACAGCAGTACCCTGTGCAGCCAGGAGCCCCAGGCTTCTATCCGGGTGCAAGCCCTACCGAGTTTGGAACCTACG CTGGTGCCTATTACCCAGCCCAAGGTGTACAGCAGTTTCCTGCTAGCGTGGCTCCTGCCCCAGTTCTGATGAACCAGCCACCCCAGATTGCTCCTAAGAGAGAGCGGAAAACC ATCCGAATTCGAGACCCAAACCAAGGAGGGAAGGATATCACAGAAGAGATCATGTCTGGGGCCCGTACTGCTTCCACACCCACTCCTCCCCAG ACGGGAGGCGGTCTGGAGCCTCAGCCTAATGGGGAGTCGCCTCAGGTTGCTGTCATTATCCGGCCAG ATGACCGGTCACAGGGAGCAGCCATTGGGGGGCGGCCAGGACTGCCTGGCCCAGAGCACAGCCCTGGCACAGAATCTCAGCCTTCATCACCTTCTCCAACCCCATCACCACCCCCGATTTTGGAGCCGGGGTCTGAGTCTAACCTTGGAGTCCTCTCTATTCCTGGGGACACTGTGACAACGGGGATGATACAAATGTCTGTAGAAGAATCGACCCCCATCTCTTGTGAAACTGGGGAGCCATATTGCCTCTCTCCAGAACCCACTCTTGCTGAACCCATCCTGGAAGTAGAAGTGACACTCAGCAAACCCATTCCAGAGTCTGAGTTCTCTTCCAGTCCTCTCCAGGTTTCCACATCCCTGGCGCCTCACAGGGCAGAAACTCATGAGCCCAATGGCATGGTCCCATCTGAGGATCTGGAACCAGAGGTGGAGTCGAGCACAGAGCCAGCTCCTCCCCCTCTTTCGGCTTGTGCTGCAGAATCACCTGTGCCCATTGCTCCAACTGCCCAACCTGAGGAACTGCTCAATGGAGCCCCCTCGCCACCAGCTGTGGACTTAAGCCCGGTCAGTGAGCCCGAGGAACAGGCCAAGGAGGTTTCATCTGTGGCACCAGCCACCATTCTCTCGGCCACTCCACCTGTGGCTCCTTCAGATACCTCTGCTCAGGaggaagaaatagaggaagaagaggaaggcggGGAAGGCGGGGAAGCCGAGAGTGAGAAGGGAGCAGAGGACCTCCCCCTCGACAGTACTCCTGTTCCACCCCAGTTGTCTCAGAATTCAGAGGTGGCAGCAGCCACCCAAG TGGCAGTATCTGTGCCAAAGAGGAGGCGGAAAATTAAAGAGCTAAATAAGAAGGAGGCTGTGGGTGACCTTCTAGATGCCTTCAAGGAG GTGGACCCAGCAGTACCAGAGGTAGAGAATCAGCCTCCCACAAGCAGCAACCCAAGCCCAGAGTCTGAGGGCAGCACTGTGCCCccacagcctgaggaaacagATGAAACTTGGGACTCTAAGGAAGACAAAATTCACAATGCTGAGAATATCCAGCCTGGGGAACAGAAATATGAGTACAAGTCAG ATCAGTGGAAGCCTCTGAACCTTGAAGAGAAGAAGCGTTATGACAGGGAATTCCTTCTGGGCTTTCAGTTTATCTTTGCCAGTATGCAGAAACCAGAAGGATTGCCCCATATTACTGATGTGGTGCTGGACAag GCCAATAAAACACCACTTCGGGCGCTGGATCCCTCAAGACTACCTGGCATAAACTGTGGCCCAGATTTCACCCCATCCTTTGCAAACCTTGGCAGACCAGCCCTAAACAACCGTGGGCCCCCAAGGGGTGGGCCAGGTGGGGAGCTGACCCGAGGGCCG gctggcctgggacccaGGCGATCTCAACAGGGCCCACGAAAGGAAACACGCAAGATCATTTCCTCAGTGATAATGACTGAAGACATAAAACTGAACAAAGCCGAGAAGGCCTGGAAACCCAGTAGCAAACGGACAGCCGCTGATAAGGATCGAGGGGAAGAGGATGCTGATGGAAGCAAAACCCAG GACCTGTTCCGCAGGGTGCGCTCCATCCTGAATAAGCTGACACCCCAGATGTTCCAGCAGCTGATGAAGCAAGTGACACAGCTGGCCATCGACACCGAGGAACGCCTCAAAGGCGTTATTGACCTCATCTTTGAGAAAGCCATTTCAGAGCCCAACTTCTCAGTGGCTTATGCCAACATGTGCCGCTGCCTCATGGCG CTGAAAGTGCCCACTACAGAAAAGCCAACAGTGACTGTGAATTTTCGAAAACTGTTGTTAAATCGATGCCAGAAGGAATTTGAGAAAGACAAAGATGATGATGAAGTttttgaaaaaaagcaaaaagagatgGATGAAGCTGCTACG GCAGAAGAACGGGGACGCCTGAAAGAAGAGCTAGAAGAGGCCCGGGACATAGCTCGGCGGCGCTCTTTAGGGAATATTAAGTTCATTGGAGAGTTATTCAAGCTGAAGATGTTAACAGAAGCAATAATGCATGACTGTGTGGTCAAACTACTTAAGAACCATGATGAAGAGTCCCTGGAATGCCTCTGCCGCCTCCTCACCACTATTGGCAAAGACCTGGACTTTGCAAAAGCCAAG CCTCGAATGGATCAGTATTTCAACCAAATGgaaaaaatcattaaagaaaagaaGACCTCATCTCGAATCCGTTTTATGCTGCAGGATGTACTGGATCTGCGGCAG AGCAATTGGGTGCCACGCCGAGGGGATCAGGGTCCCAAGACTATTGATCAGATCCACAAGGAGGCTGAGATGGAAGAGCATCGAGAACATATCAAAGTGCAGCAGCTCATGGCCAAGGGCAGCGACAAGCGTCGGGGTGGCCCTCCAGGCCCGCCCATCA GCCGTGGCCTTCCACTTGTGGATGATGGTGGCTGGAATACAGTCCCCATTAGCAAAGGCAGCCGCCCCATTGACACCTCACGGCTCACCAAGATCACAAAG CCTGGTTCCATCGATTCTAACAACCAGCTCTTTGCACCGGGAGGGCGACTGAGTTGGGGCAAGGGCAGCAGTGGGGGCTCAGGAGCCAAGCCCTCAGACACAG CATCAGAAGCTACTCGTCCAGCTACTAGTACCTTGAATCGCTTTTCTGCTCTTCAACAAGCATTACCCACAGAGAGCACAGATAACAGGCGTGTTGTACAGAG GAGTAGCTTAAGCCGGGAACGAGGTGAGAAGGCTGGGGACCGGGGAGACCGACTAGAGCGGAGTGAGCGGGGAGGTGACCGTGGGGACCGACTTGATCGTGCCAGAACACCAGCCACCAAGCGAAGTTTTAGCAAGGAAGTGGAGGAGCGGAGTAGAGAGCGGCCTGCCCAGCCCGAGGGACTGCGCAAGGCAGCTAGCCTCACAGAAGATCGCGGTCGGGATCCTg TGAAGCGGGAAGCCACTCTACCTCCAGTGAGCCCTCCAAAGGCTGCACTCtctgaggaggaggtggagaagaaGTCTAAGGCCATCATTGAGGAATATCTCCATCTCAATGACATGAAG GAGGCGGTTCAGTGTGTCCAGGAGCTGGCTTCACCCTCCTTGCTCTTCATCTTTGTGCGGCATGGCATTGAGTCCACGCTGGAGCGGAGCACCATTGCTCGTGAGCATATGGGGCGACTGCTGCACCAGCTGCTCTGCGCAGGGCACCTCTCTACTGCCCAGTACTATCAAGG GCTATATGAAACACTAGAATTGGCTGAGGACATGGAAATTGACATCCCTCATGTATGGCTCTACCTGGCAGAACTGATAACACCCATTCTCCAGGAAGATGGGGTGCCTATGGGAGAGCTCTTTAG GGAAATTACGAAGCCTCTGAGACCCATAGGCAAAGCTACTTCTTTGTTGCTGGAGATCCTGGGTCTCTTATGCAAGAGCATG GGTCCCAAAAAGGTGGGGATGCTGTGGCGAGAGGCTGGGCTGAGCTGGAGGGAATTTCTAGCAGAAGGCCAAGACGTTGGCTCATTTGTGGCTGAACAG AAGGTGGAATATACCTTGGGAGAAGAGTCTGAATCAGCTCCTGGCCAGAGGGCGCTTGCCTTTGAGGAGCTGCGAAGGCAGCTGGAGAAGCTGCTCAAGGAGGGCAGCAGCAACCAGCGGGTGTTGGACTGGATAGAG GCCAACCTGAGTGAGCAGCAGATAGCATCCAATACATTAGTTCGAGCCCTCATgacaactgtctgttactctgCAATTGTCT TTGAGAACCCTCTCCGAGTGGATGTTGCAGTGTTGAAAGTGCGAGCAAGACTGCTACAGAAGTACTTGAGTGACGAGCAGAAGGAGCTACAAGCACTCTACGCCCTCCAGGCCCTTGTAGTGACCTTAGAACAGCCTGCCA ACCTGCTTCGGATGTTCTTTGACGCTCTCTATGATGAGGACGTGGTGAAGGAGGACGCTTTCTAcagctgggagagcagcaagGACCCTGCCGAGCAGCAGGGCAAGGGTGTGGCCCTTAAGTCCGTCACAGCCTTCTTCAATTGGCTTcgggaggctgaggaggaggagtctGATCACAACTGA
- the Eif4g1 gene encoding eukaryotic translation initiation factor 4 gamma 1 isoform X1: MNKAPQPTGPPPARSPGLPQPAFPPGQTAPVVFSTPQATQMNTPSQPRQHFYPSRAQPPSSAASRVQSAAPARPGPAAHVYPAGSQVMMIPSQISYSASQGAYYIPGQGRSTYVVPTQQYPVQPGAPGFYPGASPTEFGTYAGAYYPAQGVQQFPASVAPAPVLMNQPPQIAPKRERKTIRIRDPNQGGKDITEEIMSGARTASTPTPPQTGGGLEPQPNGESPQVAVIIRPDDRSQGAAIGGRPGLPGPEHSPGTESQPSSPSPTPSPPPILEPGSESNLGVLSIPGDTVTTGMIQMSVEESTPISCETGEPYCLSPEPTLAEPILEVEVTLSKPIPESEFSSSPLQVSTSLAPHRAETHEPNGMVPSEDLEPEVESSTEPAPPPLSACAAESPVPIAPTAQPEELLNGAPSPPAVDLSPVSEPEEQAKEVSSVAPATILSATPPVAPSDTSAQEEEIEEEEEGGEGGEAESEKGAEDLPLDSTPVPPQLSQNSEVAAATQVAVSVPKRRRKIKELNKKEAVGDLLDAFKEVDPAVPEVENQPPTSSNPSPESEGSTVPPQPEETDETWDSKEDKIHNAENIQPGEQKYEYKSDQWKPLNLEEKKRYDREFLLGFQFIFASMQKPEGLPHITDVVLDKANKTPLRALDPSRLPGINCGPDFTPSFANLGRPALNNRGPPRGGPGGELTRGPQAGLGPRRSQQGPRKETRKIISSVIMTEDIKLNKAEKAWKPSSKRTAADKDRGEEDADGSKTQDLFRRVRSILNKLTPQMFQQLMKQVTQLAIDTEERLKGVIDLIFEKAISEPNFSVAYANMCRCLMALKVPTTEKPTVTVNFRKLLLNRCQKEFEKDKDDDEVFEKKQKEMDEAATAEERGRLKEELEEARDIARRRSLGNIKFIGELFKLKMLTEAIMHDCVVKLLKNHDEESLECLCRLLTTIGKDLDFAKAKPRMDQYFNQMEKIIKEKKTSSRIRFMLQDVLDLRQSNWVPRRGDQGPKTIDQIHKEAEMEEHREHIKVQQLMAKGSDKRRGGPPGPPISRGLPLVDDGGWNTVPISKGSRPIDTSRLTKITKPGSIDSNNQLFAPGGRLSWGKGSSGGSGAKPSDTASEATRPATSTLNRFSALQQALPTESTDNRRVVQRSSLSRERGEKAGDRGDRLERSERGGDRGDRLDRARTPATKRSFSKEVEERSRERPAQPEGLRKAASLTEDRGRDPVKREATLPPVSPPKAALSEEEVEKKSKAIIEEYLHLNDMKEAVQCVQELASPSLLFIFVRHGIESTLERSTIAREHMGRLLHQLLCAGHLSTAQYYQGLYETLELAEDMEIDIPHVWLYLAELITPILQEDGVPMGELFREITKPLRPIGKATSLLLEILGLLCKSMGPKKVGMLWREAGLSWREFLAEGQDVGSFVAEQKVEYTLGEESESAPGQRALAFEELRRQLEKLLKEGSSNQRVLDWIEANLSEQQIASNTLVRALMTTVCYSAIVFENPLRVDVAVLKVRARLLQKYLSDEQKELQALYALQALVVTLEQPANLLRMFFDALYDEDVVKEDAFYSWESSKDPAEQQGKGVALKSVTAFFNWLREAEEEESDHN, from the exons ATGAACAAAGCTCCTCAGCCCACAGGCCCCCCACCCGCCAGGTCCCCTGGACTCCCACAG CCAGCGTTTCCCCCGGGGCAGACTGCACCGGTGGTGTTTAGCACGCCACAAGCGACACAAATGAACACGCCTTCTCAGCCCCGCCAG CACTTCTACCCTAGCCGGGCCCAGCCCCCGAGCAGTGCAGCTTCCCGAGTGCAGAGTGCAGCCCCTGCCCGTCCTGGCCCAGCTGCCCATGTCTACCCTGCTGGATCCCAAGTAATGATGATCCCTTCCCAGATCTCCTATTCAGCCTCCCAAGGAGCCTACTATATCCCTGGACAG GGGCGTTCCACATATGTTGTCCCAACACAGCAGTACCCTGTGCAGCCAGGAGCCCCAGGCTTCTATCCGGGTGCAAGCCCTACCGAGTTTGGAACCTACG CTGGTGCCTATTACCCAGCCCAAGGTGTACAGCAGTTTCCTGCTAGCGTGGCTCCTGCCCCAGTTCTGATGAACCAGCCACCCCAGATTGCTCCTAAGAGAGAGCGGAAAACC ATCCGAATTCGAGACCCAAACCAAGGAGGGAAGGATATCACAGAAGAGATCATGTCTGGGGCCCGTACTGCTTCCACACCCACTCCTCCCCAG ACGGGAGGCGGTCTGGAGCCTCAGCCTAATGGGGAGTCGCCTCAGGTTGCTGTCATTATCCGGCCAG ATGACCGGTCACAGGGAGCAGCCATTGGGGGGCGGCCAGGACTGCCTGGCCCAGAGCACAGCCCTGGCACAGAATCTCAGCCTTCATCACCTTCTCCAACCCCATCACCACCCCCGATTTTGGAGCCGGGGTCTGAGTCTAACCTTGGAGTCCTCTCTATTCCTGGGGACACTGTGACAACGGGGATGATACAAATGTCTGTAGAAGAATCGACCCCCATCTCTTGTGAAACTGGGGAGCCATATTGCCTCTCTCCAGAACCCACTCTTGCTGAACCCATCCTGGAAGTAGAAGTGACACTCAGCAAACCCATTCCAGAGTCTGAGTTCTCTTCCAGTCCTCTCCAGGTTTCCACATCCCTGGCGCCTCACAGGGCAGAAACTCATGAGCCCAATGGCATGGTCCCATCTGAGGATCTGGAACCAGAGGTGGAGTCGAGCACAGAGCCAGCTCCTCCCCCTCTTTCGGCTTGTGCTGCAGAATCACCTGTGCCCATTGCTCCAACTGCCCAACCTGAGGAACTGCTCAATGGAGCCCCCTCGCCACCAGCTGTGGACTTAAGCCCGGTCAGTGAGCCCGAGGAACAGGCCAAGGAGGTTTCATCTGTGGCACCAGCCACCATTCTCTCGGCCACTCCACCTGTGGCTCCTTCAGATACCTCTGCTCAGGaggaagaaatagaggaagaagaggaaggcggGGAAGGCGGGGAAGCCGAGAGTGAGAAGGGAGCAGAGGACCTCCCCCTCGACAGTACTCCTGTTCCACCCCAGTTGTCTCAGAATTCAGAGGTGGCAGCAGCCACCCAAG TGGCAGTATCTGTGCCAAAGAGGAGGCGGAAAATTAAAGAGCTAAATAAGAAGGAGGCTGTGGGTGACCTTCTAGATGCCTTCAAGGAG GTGGACCCAGCAGTACCAGAGGTAGAGAATCAGCCTCCCACAAGCAGCAACCCAAGCCCAGAGTCTGAGGGCAGCACTGTGCCCccacagcctgaggaaacagATGAAACTTGGGACTCTAAGGAAGACAAAATTCACAATGCTGAGAATATCCAGCCTGGGGAACAGAAATATGAGTACAAGTCAG ATCAGTGGAAGCCTCTGAACCTTGAAGAGAAGAAGCGTTATGACAGGGAATTCCTTCTGGGCTTTCAGTTTATCTTTGCCAGTATGCAGAAACCAGAAGGATTGCCCCATATTACTGATGTGGTGCTGGACAag GCCAATAAAACACCACTTCGGGCGCTGGATCCCTCAAGACTACCTGGCATAAACTGTGGCCCAGATTTCACCCCATCCTTTGCAAACCTTGGCAGACCAGCCCTAAACAACCGTGGGCCCCCAAGGGGTGGGCCAGGTGGGGAGCTGACCCGAGGGCCG caggctggcctgggacccaGGCGATCTCAACAGGGCCCACGAAAGGAAACACGCAAGATCATTTCCTCAGTGATAATGACTGAAGACATAAAACTGAACAAAGCCGAGAAGGCCTGGAAACCCAGTAGCAAACGGACAGCCGCTGATAAGGATCGAGGGGAAGAGGATGCTGATGGAAGCAAAACCCAG GACCTGTTCCGCAGGGTGCGCTCCATCCTGAATAAGCTGACACCCCAGATGTTCCAGCAGCTGATGAAGCAAGTGACACAGCTGGCCATCGACACCGAGGAACGCCTCAAAGGCGTTATTGACCTCATCTTTGAGAAAGCCATTTCAGAGCCCAACTTCTCAGTGGCTTATGCCAACATGTGCCGCTGCCTCATGGCG CTGAAAGTGCCCACTACAGAAAAGCCAACAGTGACTGTGAATTTTCGAAAACTGTTGTTAAATCGATGCCAGAAGGAATTTGAGAAAGACAAAGATGATGATGAAGTttttgaaaaaaagcaaaaagagatgGATGAAGCTGCTACG GCAGAAGAACGGGGACGCCTGAAAGAAGAGCTAGAAGAGGCCCGGGACATAGCTCGGCGGCGCTCTTTAGGGAATATTAAGTTCATTGGAGAGTTATTCAAGCTGAAGATGTTAACAGAAGCAATAATGCATGACTGTGTGGTCAAACTACTTAAGAACCATGATGAAGAGTCCCTGGAATGCCTCTGCCGCCTCCTCACCACTATTGGCAAAGACCTGGACTTTGCAAAAGCCAAG CCTCGAATGGATCAGTATTTCAACCAAATGgaaaaaatcattaaagaaaagaaGACCTCATCTCGAATCCGTTTTATGCTGCAGGATGTACTGGATCTGCGGCAG AGCAATTGGGTGCCACGCCGAGGGGATCAGGGTCCCAAGACTATTGATCAGATCCACAAGGAGGCTGAGATGGAAGAGCATCGAGAACATATCAAAGTGCAGCAGCTCATGGCCAAGGGCAGCGACAAGCGTCGGGGTGGCCCTCCAGGCCCGCCCATCA GCCGTGGCCTTCCACTTGTGGATGATGGTGGCTGGAATACAGTCCCCATTAGCAAAGGCAGCCGCCCCATTGACACCTCACGGCTCACCAAGATCACAAAG CCTGGTTCCATCGATTCTAACAACCAGCTCTTTGCACCGGGAGGGCGACTGAGTTGGGGCAAGGGCAGCAGTGGGGGCTCAGGAGCCAAGCCCTCAGACACAG CATCAGAAGCTACTCGTCCAGCTACTAGTACCTTGAATCGCTTTTCTGCTCTTCAACAAGCATTACCCACAGAGAGCACAGATAACAGGCGTGTTGTACAGAG GAGTAGCTTAAGCCGGGAACGAGGTGAGAAGGCTGGGGACCGGGGAGACCGACTAGAGCGGAGTGAGCGGGGAGGTGACCGTGGGGACCGACTTGATCGTGCCAGAACACCAGCCACCAAGCGAAGTTTTAGCAAGGAAGTGGAGGAGCGGAGTAGAGAGCGGCCTGCCCAGCCCGAGGGACTGCGCAAGGCAGCTAGCCTCACAGAAGATCGCGGTCGGGATCCTg TGAAGCGGGAAGCCACTCTACCTCCAGTGAGCCCTCCAAAGGCTGCACTCtctgaggaggaggtggagaagaaGTCTAAGGCCATCATTGAGGAATATCTCCATCTCAATGACATGAAG GAGGCGGTTCAGTGTGTCCAGGAGCTGGCTTCACCCTCCTTGCTCTTCATCTTTGTGCGGCATGGCATTGAGTCCACGCTGGAGCGGAGCACCATTGCTCGTGAGCATATGGGGCGACTGCTGCACCAGCTGCTCTGCGCAGGGCACCTCTCTACTGCCCAGTACTATCAAGG GCTATATGAAACACTAGAATTGGCTGAGGACATGGAAATTGACATCCCTCATGTATGGCTCTACCTGGCAGAACTGATAACACCCATTCTCCAGGAAGATGGGGTGCCTATGGGAGAGCTCTTTAG GGAAATTACGAAGCCTCTGAGACCCATAGGCAAAGCTACTTCTTTGTTGCTGGAGATCCTGGGTCTCTTATGCAAGAGCATG GGTCCCAAAAAGGTGGGGATGCTGTGGCGAGAGGCTGGGCTGAGCTGGAGGGAATTTCTAGCAGAAGGCCAAGACGTTGGCTCATTTGTGGCTGAACAG AAGGTGGAATATACCTTGGGAGAAGAGTCTGAATCAGCTCCTGGCCAGAGGGCGCTTGCCTTTGAGGAGCTGCGAAGGCAGCTGGAGAAGCTGCTCAAGGAGGGCAGCAGCAACCAGCGGGTGTTGGACTGGATAGAG GCCAACCTGAGTGAGCAGCAGATAGCATCCAATACATTAGTTCGAGCCCTCATgacaactgtctgttactctgCAATTGTCT TTGAGAACCCTCTCCGAGTGGATGTTGCAGTGTTGAAAGTGCGAGCAAGACTGCTACAGAAGTACTTGAGTGACGAGCAGAAGGAGCTACAAGCACTCTACGCCCTCCAGGCCCTTGTAGTGACCTTAGAACAGCCTGCCA ACCTGCTTCGGATGTTCTTTGACGCTCTCTATGATGAGGACGTGGTGAAGGAGGACGCTTTCTAcagctgggagagcagcaagGACCCTGCCGAGCAGCAGGGCAAGGGTGTGGCCCTTAAGTCCGTCACAGCCTTCTTCAATTGGCTTcgggaggctgaggaggaggagtctGATCACAACTGA